From Spirochaetaceae bacterium, the proteins below share one genomic window:
- a CDS encoding CRTAC1 family protein has translation MATVRFVRPGLAGVLVWLAVAAGAEVRLATCDADARLCPDATGLIHPHAPAEGTHDDFSGGVSVGDFNRDGWQDLFVVTGGAGPDRLYLNRGDGTFREAAERAGVAAVHRGHGSVVGDVDRDGWLDIFVTSFGPADGGPAMAGHHLLWLNLGSRRGGVLADGTPLFRNIALPALAATTSPEQPSGMGAAFGDYDRDGDLDLAVVAWLRDASGSVLLNNQGIDEWTGLPRFLNATRRARLFDTDMHGFTPHIVDVDGDRWPEVLVAADFGTSRLYHNNRDGTFTDATDQARVGLDTNGMGSVLADVDNDGLLDWYVTSIWTTSPFENPPNNGNYLYRNLGGLAFDPGPETPRPLARGGWGWGAAAADLDHDGLVELVTTNGSEDRNTDERQEWLEDATRVFHNRGADGFRDVAPEAGLDHRGQGRGLVRFDYDNDGDQDLLIVNSRGVPTLVRNDGGTASGNWLWVELRPAPGLPVPPDGVGAVVRVRTGGTTQTRHVETGGGYLGSSELSAHFGLGAANVIDEVRVEWPDGCDTVLYGVAVNRRLRLERPAGCAMEAVTLDAAGLPVR, from the coding sequence ATGGCGACGGTACGGTTCGTGCGGCCGGGCTTGGCAGGCGTCTTGGTTTGGCTGGCCGTGGCGGCGGGGGCGGAGGTGCGGCTGGCTACCTGCGACGCGGATGCGCGCCTGTGCCCGGACGCGACCGGGCTGATTCACCCGCACGCGCCGGCGGAGGGCACCCACGACGACTTCTCCGGCGGGGTTTCGGTGGGCGACTTCAACCGCGACGGCTGGCAGGATCTGTTCGTGGTGACCGGCGGCGCGGGGCCGGACCGGCTCTACCTGAACCGGGGCGACGGCACCTTCCGGGAGGCCGCCGAGCGCGCCGGCGTGGCAGCCGTGCATCGCGGCCACGGCTCGGTGGTGGGCGATGTCGACCGGGACGGCTGGCTCGACATCTTCGTGACCAGCTTCGGGCCGGCCGACGGCGGGCCTGCCATGGCGGGCCACCACCTGCTGTGGCTCAACCTGGGCAGCCGGCGCGGCGGGGTGCTGGCCGACGGCACGCCGCTGTTCCGCAACATCGCCCTGCCGGCGCTGGCCGCCACCACCTCACCCGAGCAGCCGTCCGGCATGGGGGCGGCGTTCGGCGACTACGACCGCGACGGCGACCTGGACCTGGCCGTGGTCGCCTGGCTGCGCGATGCCTCAGGCAGCGTGCTGCTGAACAACCAGGGCATCGACGAGTGGACCGGCCTGCCGCGCTTTCTGAACGCCACCCGGCGCGCGCGCCTGTTCGACACCGACATGCACGGCTTCACCCCCCATATCGTCGACGTCGACGGCGACCGCTGGCCGGAGGTGCTGGTGGCGGCAGACTTCGGCACCAGCCGCCTGTACCACAACAACCGCGACGGCACCTTCACCGACGCAACGGATCAGGCGCGCGTGGGGCTGGACACCAACGGCATGGGCAGCGTGCTCGCCGACGTGGACAACGACGGCCTGCTCGACTGGTACGTCACCTCGATCTGGACCACCTCGCCGTTCGAGAACCCGCCCAACAACGGCAACTACCTGTACCGCAACCTGGGCGGGCTCGCCTTCGACCCGGGTCCCGAGACGCCCCGCCCGCTGGCCCGCGGCGGCTGGGGCTGGGGCGCGGCGGCGGCCGACCTGGACCACGACGGCCTCGTGGAGCTGGTCACTACCAACGGCTCCGAGGACCGCAACACCGACGAACGCCAGGAGTGGCTGGAAGACGCCACCCGCGTGTTCCACAACCGCGGCGCCGACGGGTTCCGGGACGTGGCGCCGGAGGCCGGGCTCGACCATCGCGGCCAGGGTCGCGGGCTGGTGCGCTTCGACTACGACAACGACGGCGACCAGGACCTCCTGATCGTCAACAGCCGCGGCGTGCCCACCCTGGTCCGCAACGACGGCGGCACGGCGTCCGGCAACTGGCTGTGGGTGGAGCTGCGCCCGGCCCCAGGCCTGCCGGTGCCGCCGGACGGCGTCGGCGCCGTGGTGCGGGTGCGCACCGGCGGCACCACGCAGACCCGCCACGTCGAGACCGGCGGCGGCTATCTCGGCTCCTCGGAGCTGAGCGCACACTTCGGGCTGGGCGCGGCGAATGTGATCGACGAGGTGCGCGTCGAGTGGCCGGACGGCTGCGATACGGTCCTCTATGGGGTCGCGGTCAACCGCCGCCTGCGGCTCGAGCGTCCGGCCGGCTGCGCGATGGAAGCGGTCACGCTGGACGCCGCCGGCCTCCCGGTCCGGTAG
- a CDS encoding DUF6290 family protein: protein MSTISLRIPDSLHQYAKALAKEDGISVNQLITTALAEKMSALATETYLEERAQGGNRTDFENALASVADVEPDGDDRL from the coding sequence ATGAGTACAATCAGCTTACGGATCCCGGATTCCCTTCACCAATACGCCAAGGCTCTGGCAAAGGAAGATGGCATCTCGGTGAATCAACTGATTACGACAGCCTTGGCGGAAAAGATGTCGGCCCTGGCCACGGAAACATATCTCGAAGAGCGGGCGCAAGGTGGAAACCGGACGGACTTCGAAAACGCGTTGGCAAGCGTTGCTGACGTAGAGCCAGACGGAGACGACCGCCTGTAG
- a CDS encoding DUF3368 domain-containing protein yields MRSPIVSDAGPLIALSRIGRLSLLPDLFATVAVPRIVVHELRLDEPRAGVAPLVAAVREQTWLCPMDSPDEPSIPGLDAGESAAIRLAHRLECTLLIDERRGRSIARQRGVPVIGIGRVLVAAKERGRLESVAAALTDLRGAGYRLSDGICAQLLTIAGEQQP; encoded by the coding sequence TTGAGATCGCCGATTGTCTCCGATGCCGGCCCGTTGATCGCACTGTCTCGGATCGGAAGGCTCTCGCTGCTGCCGGATCTGTTTGCAACCGTGGCCGTTCCGCGCATCGTGGTCCACGAGCTTCGACTCGACGAGCCGCGCGCGGGTGTGGCTCCGCTGGTCGCGGCGGTGCGGGAGCAGACTTGGTTGTGCCCGATGGATTCACCGGACGAACCATCGATTCCAGGCCTCGACGCCGGCGAGTCCGCGGCGATCCGTCTTGCTCACCGCCTGGAATGCACGCTGCTGATCGATGAGCGCCGAGGACGCAGCATCGCGCGGCAGCGCGGCGTACCGGTCATCGGTATCGGGCGGGTTCTCGTCGCGGCAAAGGAGAGGGGAAGGCTCGAGTCGGTAGCGGCGGCCCTGACCGACCTGAGAGGAGCCGGTTACCGGCTGTCGGACGGCATCTGCGCGCAACTGCTCACTATCGCCGGCGAACAACAGCCGTAG
- a CDS encoding type II toxin-antitoxin system prevent-host-death family antitoxin has product MQEISVFSVRDLRVSSSALVREAEAGQVSIITKRGKPAVLALPFGSRLLEVGVDKDLALALFERRLITMAKAAKLAGVTQDVFMDLVAESGLVAVDYPEEELADELRVEI; this is encoded by the coding sequence ATGCAGGAGATCTCGGTGTTTTCGGTGCGTGACTTGCGGGTGAGTTCGAGTGCGCTGGTGCGCGAAGCCGAGGCCGGTCAGGTGTCCATCATCACCAAGCGGGGCAAGCCGGCCGTGCTGGCGCTGCCATTCGGGAGCCGGCTCCTGGAGGTGGGCGTCGACAAGGATCTGGCACTCGCCCTGTTCGAACGCCGGCTGATCACGATGGCGAAGGCCGCCAAGCTTGCCGGCGTAACCCAGGACGTATTCATGGACCTGGTTGCCGAGAGCGGACTGGTCGCTGTCGATTACCCGGAGGAGGAGTTGGCGGACGAGTTGCGCGTCGAGATTTGA
- a CDS encoding ABC transporter permease codes for MADAAADTSTAAVTATASAAERYELASQWQLVRRSFLRHRAALVGLVVLALFYLLALFPEFLAPHDPYQRNSGFIDARPQRVRLFHDGRPVRPFVYAMVKSVDPVTLERVYTDDPSRRLPLRLLVRGDEYRFWNLVPARVHLFGVDESDGGHRLFLFGSDNLGRDLFSRVIYATRVSMSIGLVGVAVSFVLGSLFGGLSGYLGGRIDVIIQRVIEFLLAIPKIPLWMALAAALPPGWDPVKLYFGMTIILSLVGWTQIARVVRGKIISLREEDFVAAARIGGAGTGAILLRHLLPGFLSYLIVSLTLAVPQMILAETALSFLGLGLQPPAISWGVLLQDAQAIRSIALQPWLLIPGLFVTAAVLAFNFVGDGLRDASDPYVQ; via the coding sequence GTGGCTGACGCCGCCGCTGACACGTCTACCGCGGCCGTCACCGCAACCGCCAGCGCCGCCGAGCGTTACGAGCTGGCCTCCCAGTGGCAACTCGTGCGGCGCAGCTTCCTGCGCCACCGCGCGGCGCTGGTCGGCCTGGTGGTGCTGGCGCTGTTCTACCTGCTGGCGCTGTTTCCGGAGTTCCTGGCGCCGCACGACCCCTACCAGCGCAACTCCGGCTTCATCGACGCGCGCCCGCAGCGGGTGCGCCTGTTCCACGACGGGCGCCCGGTGCGTCCGTTCGTGTACGCCATGGTCAAGTCGGTGGACCCGGTGACGCTGGAGCGGGTGTACACCGACGACCCCAGCCGGCGGCTGCCGTTGCGGCTGCTGGTGCGCGGCGACGAATACCGGTTCTGGAACCTGGTTCCGGCGCGGGTCCACCTGTTCGGCGTGGACGAAAGTGACGGCGGCCACCGCCTGTTCCTGTTCGGCAGCGACAACCTGGGCCGCGACCTGTTCTCGCGGGTGATCTACGCCACCAGAGTGTCGATGTCGATCGGCCTGGTGGGGGTGGCGGTGAGCTTCGTGCTGGGGTCGCTGTTCGGCGGCCTGTCCGGCTACCTGGGCGGACGCATCGACGTGATCATCCAGCGCGTGATCGAGTTCCTGCTGGCGATCCCGAAGATCCCGCTGTGGATGGCGCTGGCGGCGGCGCTGCCGCCGGGGTGGGATCCGGTCAAGCTGTACTTCGGCATGACCATCATCCTGTCGCTGGTGGGGTGGACGCAGATCGCCCGCGTGGTGCGCGGCAAGATCATCAGCCTGCGCGAGGAGGACTTCGTGGCCGCGGCCCGCATCGGCGGCGCCGGTACCGGCGCCATCCTGCTGCGCCACCTGCTGCCCGGCTTCCTGAGCTACCTGATCGTGAGCCTGACGCTGGCGGTGCCGCAGATGATCCTGGCCGAGACCGCGCTCAGCTTCCTGGGGCTGGGCCTGCAGCCGCCCGCCATAAGCTGGGGCGTGCTGCTGCAGGACGCGCAGGCGATCCGCTCCATCGCCCTGCAGCCGTGGCTGCTGATCCCCGGCCTGTTCGTGACCGCAGCGGTGCTCGCTTTCAACTTCGTCGGCGACGGCCTCCGCGACGCCTCCGACCCCTATGTGCAGTAG
- a CDS encoding ABC transporter permease yields MLKFAAKRLLYMLILVCAVAVLGFVVIQLPPGDWLSTYILQVEMSGDRVDQDQVETLKRMYGLDRPMVAQFLKWVWGMLRGNFGYSFFWNRPVADLVTERLGFTLLISGTTIVFSYVAAIAIGVYSATRQYGIGDYLATVFGFLGLSTPPFLVALVLVYLFLVIFDVNVVGLFSPDYLNADWSVARVFDMLKHLPVPVLVIGLGGIAGLQRIMRATLLDELRKQYVITARAKGVVETRLLFKYPVRVAINPIVSTVAWVFPELVSGGAIVAVVLNLPTMGPLLLSSLRGQDMFLAGAIMTLLSMLTVVGFFLSDLLLMLIDPRIRME; encoded by the coding sequence ATGCTGAAGTTCGCCGCGAAGCGCCTGCTGTACATGCTGATCCTGGTGTGCGCGGTGGCGGTGCTCGGCTTCGTGGTGATCCAGCTTCCGCCCGGCGACTGGCTCTCCACCTACATCCTGCAGGTGGAGATGAGCGGCGACCGCGTCGACCAGGATCAGGTCGAGACGCTCAAGCGCATGTACGGCCTCGACCGCCCCATGGTCGCCCAGTTCCTGAAGTGGGTGTGGGGCATGCTGCGCGGCAACTTCGGCTACTCGTTCTTCTGGAACCGTCCGGTGGCCGACCTGGTCACCGAGCGGCTCGGCTTCACCCTGCTGATCAGCGGCACCACCATCGTGTTCAGCTACGTGGCGGCGATCGCCATCGGCGTCTACTCCGCCACCCGCCAGTACGGCATCGGCGACTACCTGGCGACCGTGTTCGGCTTCCTGGGCCTGTCCACGCCGCCGTTCCTGGTGGCGCTGGTGCTGGTGTACCTGTTCCTGGTGATCTTCGACGTGAACGTGGTGGGGCTGTTCTCGCCCGACTACCTCAACGCCGACTGGTCGGTGGCGAGGGTGTTCGACATGTTGAAGCACCTGCCGGTGCCGGTGCTGGTGATCGGGCTGGGCGGCATCGCCGGGCTGCAGCGCATCATGCGCGCCACCCTGCTGGACGAGCTGCGCAAGCAGTACGTGATCACGGCGCGCGCCAAGGGGGTAGTGGAGACCCGGCTGCTGTTCAAGTACCCGGTGCGGGTGGCGATCAACCCGATCGTGAGCACGGTGGCGTGGGTGTTTCCGGAACTGGTGTCGGGCGGCGCCATCGTCGCCGTGGTACTCAACCTGCCGACCATGGGCCCGCTGCTGCTGTCGTCGCTGCGCGGCCAGGACATGTTCCTGGCCGGTGCCATCATGACCCTGCTGAGCATGCTGACCGTGGTGGGCTTTTTCTTGTCCGACCTGCTGCTGATGCTGATCGATCCGCGCATCCGGATGGAGTAG
- a CDS encoding ABC transporter substrate-binding protein, whose translation MIDRRLLAAAIGLALAPWAALAAGGTEETTAAAEADTAAAAGPMAEIEGLVPDMVNFFTTVTEYEQATGNRIASFQEAPMLAALVKAGELPPLEERMPPDPMVIVPLESVGTYGGSLRHGALSPVTAGAESWTARTQPLLMVHPSLQAIAPNAATGWDWNDDFSQLTVHLRPGLRWSDGDPLTADDFTFWYEDFLGNEQLVASRPASWRLLDSLERVDDHTVRLTFSRAYPSVLNILGTEARRYHEVPFLPAHFLAQFHVDHNPDAADLAKAEGHESWAQLFLSKWPVDVQQRMDPAIPTIDPWTMVEVDELGNKFFSRNPYYWKVDTAGNQLPYIDTQDRLLHENLEAVTSKIIAGELDYALQFTTMDNFPLYKEHEERGNYRTNLWYDGRGNVMLAIRPNFNHRDPVMRELFQELRFREALSVSLDRDEINEVIWRGLATPRAATVDPTVSFYEPWMGSNFIEYDVERANAILDELGLAWDDRQEFRLRPDGDTLSIHIDYYQLEEKMEVGVELIKQFWEEIGIKVGTRAVDGPLFGQRRRAGELDVFIWNFDQTTEIGFHGRPTFAMPPLDNAVDWNAWVESGGEQGEQPPAEVTRWMELAEEFQQYPMGHPRYMEIGTELLTVASNSLWDIGIAGITPKPMTVKANLRNVKGDGGLFIYSYRFWMIYHPEQWYYEQ comes from the coding sequence ATGATCGACAGACGATTGCTCGCCGCCGCCATCGGGCTGGCGCTGGCGCCGTGGGCGGCGCTGGCAGCCGGCGGCACCGAGGAGACCACCGCCGCCGCCGAGGCCGACACCGCCGCGGCGGCCGGGCCGATGGCCGAGATCGAGGGCTTGGTGCCGGACATGGTGAACTTCTTCACCACCGTCACCGAGTACGAGCAGGCCACCGGCAACCGCATCGCCAGCTTCCAGGAGGCACCGATGCTGGCCGCGCTGGTCAAGGCCGGCGAGTTGCCGCCCCTCGAGGAGCGCATGCCGCCCGACCCGATGGTGATCGTGCCGCTGGAGAGCGTCGGCACCTACGGCGGCAGCCTGCGCCACGGTGCGCTCAGCCCGGTCACCGCCGGCGCCGAGTCGTGGACCGCCCGCACCCAGCCGCTGCTGATGGTGCACCCGAGCCTGCAAGCGATCGCCCCCAACGCCGCCACCGGCTGGGACTGGAACGACGACTTCTCGCAGCTCACCGTGCACCTGCGCCCCGGCCTGCGCTGGAGCGACGGCGACCCGCTCACCGCCGACGACTTCACCTTCTGGTACGAGGACTTCCTGGGCAACGAGCAACTGGTGGCGTCGCGCCCCGCTTCGTGGCGGCTCCTGGACAGCCTGGAGCGCGTCGACGACCACACCGTGCGCCTGACCTTCAGCAGGGCGTACCCGAGCGTGCTCAACATCCTCGGCACGGAAGCGCGCCGCTACCACGAGGTGCCGTTCCTGCCTGCCCACTTCCTGGCGCAGTTTCACGTCGACCACAACCCGGATGCGGCCGACCTGGCCAAGGCCGAGGGGCACGAGAGTTGGGCGCAACTGTTCCTGAGCAAGTGGCCGGTGGACGTGCAGCAGCGCATGGATCCGGCGATTCCCACCATCGACCCGTGGACCATGGTGGAGGTGGACGAGCTCGGCAACAAGTTCTTCTCCCGCAACCCCTACTACTGGAAGGTCGACACCGCAGGCAACCAGCTCCCCTACATCGACACCCAGGATCGCCTGCTGCACGAGAACCTGGAGGCGGTCACTTCCAAGATCATCGCCGGCGAGCTGGACTACGCGCTGCAGTTCACGACGATGGACAACTTCCCGCTCTACAAGGAGCACGAGGAGCGCGGCAACTACCGCACCAACCTCTGGTACGACGGGCGCGGCAACGTGATGCTGGCGATCCGGCCAAATTTCAACCACCGCGATCCGGTGATGCGTGAGCTGTTCCAGGAGCTTCGGTTCCGCGAGGCGCTGTCGGTCTCCCTGGACCGCGACGAGATCAACGAGGTGATCTGGCGAGGCCTGGCCACTCCGCGCGCCGCCACCGTCGATCCCACGGTCAGCTTCTACGAGCCGTGGATGGGCTCCAATTTCATCGAGTACGACGTGGAACGCGCCAACGCGATTCTGGACGAGCTGGGCCTGGCCTGGGACGACCGGCAGGAATTCCGCCTGCGGCCCGACGGCGACACGCTATCCATCCACATCGACTACTACCAGTTGGAAGAGAAGATGGAAGTGGGCGTGGAGCTGATCAAGCAGTTCTGGGAAGAGATCGGCATCAAGGTGGGAACCCGGGCCGTCGACGGGCCCCTGTTCGGGCAGCGCCGCAGGGCCGGCGAGCTGGACGTGTTCATCTGGAACTTCGACCAGACCACCGAGATCGGCTTTCACGGCCGCCCGACGTTCGCCATGCCGCCACTGGACAACGCCGTGGACTGGAACGCCTGGGTGGAGTCCGGGGGCGAGCAGGGCGAGCAGCCGCCGGCCGAGGTGACCCGCTGGATGGAGCTGGCCGAGGAGTTTCAGCAGTACCCGATGGGGCATCCGCGCTACATGGAAATCGGCACGGAGCTGCTTACCGTGGCGTCCAACAGCCTGTGGGACATCGGCATCGCCGGCATCACGCCCAAGCCGATGACCGTCAAGGCCAACCTGCGCAACGTGAAGGGAGACGGCGGCCTGTTCATCTACTCCTACCGCTTCTGGATGATCTATCACCCGGAGCAGTGGTACTACGAGCAGTAG
- a CDS encoding YdeI/OmpD-associated family protein translates to MEAPRKLDKLFSSAKVWREEADRLREILRGCGLTEELKWRSPCYTAGGKNICVIQRMKDFLALLFFKGALLKDPDGILEVQGPNSREGYRVRFTGVDDVARLADSVKACVREAIAVEQAGLKIEVAPDLEYPQELIDKLDVDPDLGAAFDALTPGRRRGYLLHFAAAKQAKTRAARVDRCRDKILAGKGFLDR, encoded by the coding sequence ATGGAAGCACCACGCAAGCTCGACAAGTTGTTCAGCAGCGCCAAGGTCTGGCGTGAGGAAGCGGACCGGCTGCGGGAGATTCTCCGGGGGTGCGGGCTGACCGAGGAACTGAAGTGGCGCAGCCCGTGCTACACCGCCGGCGGCAAGAACATCTGCGTCATCCAACGCATGAAGGACTTCCTGGCGCTGTTGTTCTTCAAGGGGGCGCTGCTGAAGGATCCGGACGGAATCCTCGAAGTGCAGGGGCCGAATTCGCGCGAGGGATACCGTGTGCGCTTCACCGGCGTCGACGACGTTGCGCGGCTGGCGGACAGCGTCAAGGCTTGTGTCCGCGAAGCCATCGCGGTCGAGCAAGCGGGCTTGAAGATCGAAGTGGCGCCGGATCTCGAGTACCCCCAGGAACTGATCGACAAGCTGGACGTGGACCCCGACCTGGGAGCCGCGTTCGACGCGTTGACGCCCGGACGCCGGCGCGGTTACCTGCTGCACTTCGCGGCGGCCAAGCAGGCGAAGACGCGGGCTGCCCGCGTGGACCGGTGCCGGGACAAGATCCTCGCCGGGAAGGGATTCCTCGATCGTTGA
- a CDS encoding sulfatase-like hydrolase/transferase, with product MSDHPHILLLIDDEHRPDVMTAEGNPHIRMPTLDRIIGQGTYFRSAYTPAPVCVPARQSFLTGLYARRSGCTGFDTPLPSDVLTIPEHFANYGYNPTCAGKMHFVGRDQMHGWRERIGRNIEFSTRRTGEPHLSAARPHVQGTGKWPTIKEITNARVGRGLHMEQDLYTVDGALLYLDEYFVGEPYDRPGEGPLMLAVSLNSPHYPYQCPEDLFRHYLRRVEPYVEDLPEQFDCDNFFKVKVGEDVTWREAHRATAAYYGMIELVDRQYGRVVAKLDELNVLDDFVIVFLSDHGEMLGQKGLWEKQQFFEASARVPFSITAPGRFADGPRTVTHNVSLVDLFPTLCDIAGIPIPDGLDGRSLVPLMEGNADGWLNEAYCELYHELNGPSEMVKVDDLKYFRFLGKGWPEQLFDLAADPDETRNLIDDPAYAADLQRLRARLDAFEWGERSTPPWER from the coding sequence ATGAGCGACCATCCCCACATTCTCCTGCTGATCGACGACGAGCATCGGCCCGACGTGATGACCGCGGAGGGCAATCCGCACATCCGCATGCCGACCCTGGACCGGATCATCGGGCAGGGCACCTACTTCCGGTCGGCATACACGCCGGCGCCGGTGTGCGTGCCGGCGCGGCAGAGCTTCCTGACCGGGCTGTACGCGCGCCGCAGCGGCTGCACCGGCTTCGACACGCCGCTGCCGAGCGACGTGCTCACCATACCGGAGCACTTCGCCAACTACGGTTACAACCCCACCTGCGCCGGCAAGATGCACTTCGTCGGGCGCGACCAGATGCATGGCTGGCGGGAGCGAATCGGACGCAACATCGAGTTCAGCACGCGGCGCACGGGCGAGCCGCACCTGAGCGCCGCCCGCCCGCACGTGCAGGGCACCGGCAAGTGGCCGACCATCAAGGAGATCACCAACGCCCGCGTGGGCAGGGGCCTGCACATGGAGCAGGACCTGTACACGGTCGACGGGGCGCTGCTGTACCTGGACGAGTACTTCGTGGGCGAACCCTACGACCGCCCCGGCGAGGGGCCGCTGATGCTGGCGGTGAGCCTGAACAGCCCGCACTACCCCTACCAGTGCCCGGAGGATCTGTTCAGGCACTACCTGCGCCGCGTCGAGCCCTACGTGGAGGACCTGCCCGAGCAGTTCGACTGCGACAATTTCTTCAAGGTCAAGGTCGGCGAGGACGTAACCTGGCGCGAGGCGCACCGCGCCACCGCCGCCTACTACGGCATGATCGAGCTGGTGGACCGCCAGTACGGCCGCGTGGTGGCCAAGCTGGATGAGCTGAACGTGCTCGACGACTTCGTGATCGTCTTCCTGAGCGACCACGGCGAGATGCTCGGCCAGAAGGGACTGTGGGAGAAGCAGCAGTTCTTCGAGGCCTCGGCGCGGGTGCCGTTCAGCATCACGGCGCCGGGCCGCTTCGCCGACGGTCCGCGCACCGTTACTCACAACGTGTCGCTGGTCGACCTGTTTCCCACCCTGTGCGACATCGCCGGCATCCCGATCCCCGACGGCCTGGACGGGCGCTCGCTGGTGCCGCTGATGGAGGGCAACGCGGACGGCTGGCTCAACGAGGCGTACTGCGAGCTGTACCACGAACTCAACGGCCCCTCCGAGATGGTCAAGGTCGACGACCTCAAGTACTTCCGGTTCCTGGGCAAGGGCTGGCCGGAGCAACTGTTCGATCTTGCCGCCGACCCGGACGAGACCCGCAACCTGATCGACGATCCCGCCTACGCCGCCGACCTGCAGCGCCTGCGCGCCCGTCTCGACGCGTTCGAGTGGGGCGAGCGCTCCACCCCGCCCTGGGAGCGATAA
- a CDS encoding N-acetyltransferase has product MTIRPERSADVAAIRAVNERAFGQPDEAALVDAVRARGERRISLVAVNGGRLVGHILFTPVTIRGPDRVHEAAGLAPLAVDPDHQRRGIGSRLVARGLDRCRECGYRIAVVLGHPAYYPRFGFVPARRHGIRFELDVPDDVFMVIELEPGALNGCTGVARYAPEFTSL; this is encoded by the coding sequence TTGACCATACGCCCGGAACGTTCCGCGGACGTTGCGGCGATCCGTGCCGTCAATGAGCGGGCGTTCGGGCAGCCTGACGAAGCGGCGCTGGTCGATGCCGTCCGAGCGCGCGGCGAGCGCCGCATTTCCCTGGTTGCCGTTAACGGCGGGCGGCTGGTCGGGCACATCCTTTTCACCCCGGTGACGATTCGGGGGCCGGACCGCGTGCACGAGGCGGCCGGACTCGCACCGTTGGCTGTCGATCCCGACCATCAGCGTCGTGGCATCGGCAGCCGGCTCGTTGCGCGAGGCCTCGATCGGTGCCGGGAGTGCGGTTACCGCATCGCCGTCGTGCTCGGCCATCCGGCCTACTATCCCCGCTTCGGATTCGTTCCGGCACGGCGGCACGGCATCCGCTTCGAGCTCGACGTGCCGGACGACGTATTCATGGTCATCGAGCTCGAGCCGGGCGCGCTCAACGGCTGCACCGGCGTGGCGCGCTACGCGCCGGAGTTCACATCGCTGTGA
- a CDS encoding NAD-dependent epimerase/dehydratase family protein, with translation MIGGTGIISTGISRLLIEQGHEVVLYNRARRPSQVTGPYTTITGDRKAFAAFEKQMAEAGTFDCVIDMVCYLPAEAESAIRAFQGRTAQYVFCSTVDVYTKPAAAYPITEAAEKLPSDKFAYGYNKARCEELLFAAHERGDLVVTSIRPGHTYGEGGNNLLHALGRGTYHVDRLKKRQPIIVHGDGRSFWPTCHRDDVAVAFAGAVGNAKTYGRGYHVAGEEWMTWEGYHQGLANAIGAEPPEFVYIPTDALVRMAPEQASLTEVNFSYNNLFDNTAARQDLGFRVTISWVEGARRTVEWLEDHGQLDNSDDFPFYDQIIDAWRKATGNLADLGDR, from the coding sequence GTGATCGGCGGCACCGGCATCATCAGCACGGGAATCAGCCGCCTGTTGATCGAGCAGGGTCACGAGGTAGTACTCTACAATCGAGCCCGGAGACCGTCGCAGGTCACGGGCCCTTACACGACCATTACCGGTGATCGCAAGGCGTTCGCCGCATTCGAGAAGCAGATGGCGGAAGCAGGTACGTTCGACTGTGTAATTGACATGGTCTGCTATCTGCCGGCAGAGGCGGAAAGCGCTATTCGTGCCTTCCAGGGCCGCACCGCACAGTACGTTTTTTGCAGCACGGTCGATGTCTATACCAAGCCTGCCGCGGCCTATCCGATCACCGAGGCCGCCGAAAAGCTACCGTCGGACAAGTTTGCGTACGGCTACAACAAGGCCCGTTGTGAGGAGTTGCTCTTTGCCGCCCACGAACGCGGCGACCTGGTGGTGACCAGCATCCGCCCCGGGCACACCTACGGTGAAGGCGGGAACAATCTCCTGCATGCGCTCGGCCGAGGCACCTATCACGTGGACCGCTTGAAGAAGCGGCAGCCCATCATTGTTCACGGCGACGGGAGGTCGTTCTGGCCAACCTGCCACCGGGATGACGTGGCGGTAGCCTTTGCAGGCGCCGTTGGCAACGCGAAAACCTACGGGCGCGGCTATCACGTGGCCGGCGAAGAATGGATGACGTGGGAAGGGTACCATCAAGGCCTTGCGAACGCGATCGGCGCCGAACCGCCGGAGTTTGTCTACATTCCCACCGACGCACTGGTGCGCATGGCGCCCGAGCAGGCCAGCTTGACGGAGGTCAACTTCAGCTACAACAACCTGTTCGACAACACGGCGGCCAGACAGGATCTCGGCTTTCGCGTGACCATCTCCTGGGTTGAGGGCGCCCGCCGGACGGTCGAGTGGCTGGAGGACCACGGCCAACTCGACAACAGTGACGATTTTCCTTTTTACGATCAGATCATTGATGCTTGGCGGAAGGCCACGGGCAACCTGGCAGATCTCGGAGACCGATGA